A single genomic interval of Methanofastidiosum sp. harbors:
- a CDS encoding SagB/ThcOx family dehydrogenase — protein sequence MIKLNDPIDGEESLESILYKRKSVRSFKSSRISFQQLSNLLFATYGVRNNGPYKTVPSAGALYPLAIYIAIGKESLEEINAGVYRYVPITNCLELVKEGDTRRSIAINCLGQAFISKAPISIIISANFERMKYKYGNRGIRYTIMEAGHSCQNLELSAISLGLASCPVGAFSDNEIIKTTGLSSYEIPLYVVPIGYEEKG from the coding sequence ATGATAAAACTTAATGATCCTATTGATGGTGAAGAATCGCTTGAGTCTATTTTGTACAAAAGAAAATCAGTTAGAAGTTTTAAGTCATCTAGAATTTCATTTCAACAGTTATCCAATCTTCTTTTTGCTACTTACGGGGTAAGAAATAATGGACCGTATAAAACGGTACCTTCTGCTGGAGCTTTATATCCTCTAGCAATATACATTGCAATAGGTAAAGAATCCCTTGAAGAAATAAATGCAGGAGTTTATAGATATGTACCAATTACCAACTGTCTTGAGCTTGTGAAAGAAGGAGATACTAGACGCAGTATTGCAATAAATTGCCTGGGTCAAGCCTTTATTTCTAAGGCACCGATTTCAATTATTATTTCTGCTAACTTTGAAAGAATGAAATACAAGTATGGTAATCGGGGCATAAGATATACAATTATGGAAGCTGGGCACTCTTGCCAAAATCTAGAGCTTTCTGCGATATCTTTAGGTCTTGCTTCTTGTCCTGTCGGTGCTTTTTCCGACAATGAAATAATAAAAACTACCGGTTTATCAAGTTATGAAATACCCCTCTATGTTGTACCCATAGGATATGAAGAAAAAGGTTAA
- a CDS encoding rhomboid family intramembrane serine protease yields the protein MFPIADENISVERPYITYGLIVTNILLFTINFFTGDLLNNIFSFVPRNFLMGIEPWTIITHQFMHGGWGHLLGNMWFLIIFGDNIEAAIGKGKYLIFYLLCGIVAALSHMAFNIDSIIPTVGASGAISGVLGAYIVLYPKNKISTIIPFGFVRIYKVEALYYLVIWFALQLIFNFTDPYGGVAYMAHLGGFVGGAILIILFGGKKKKAQNTSLYTWEDNYDKT from the coding sequence ATGTTTCCTATCGCGGACGAAAATATTTCTGTGGAAAGACCATATATAACATACGGTTTGATAGTCACGAATATTTTGTTATTTACGATTAATTTTTTTACTGGAGATTTATTAAATAACATATTTTCTTTTGTTCCAAGAAATTTTCTTATGGGCATAGAACCTTGGACAATTATTACTCACCAATTTATGCATGGAGGGTGGGGACATCTTCTTGGGAATATGTGGTTCCTTATAATATTTGGAGACAATATCGAAGCAGCTATAGGAAAAGGAAAGTATCTTATTTTCTATTTGTTATGCGGTATTGTTGCGGCACTTTCACATATGGCATTTAATATCGATTCGATTATCCCAACGGTGGGCGCATCAGGTGCTATATCTGGAGTTCTAGGTGCGTATATTGTTCTTTATCCAAAAAATAAGATTAGTACGATAATACCTTTTGGATTTGTAAGAATCTATAAAGTTGAAGCTCTTTACTATCTCGTGATATGGTTTGCTCTACAATTAATATTCAATTTTACCGATCCTTATGGAGGAGTTGCATATATGGCACATCTAGGAGGGTTTGTCGGTGGAGCTATCCTAATAATCCTATTTGGTGGAAAAAAGAAAAAAGCACAAAATACTTCCCTTTACACATGGGAGGATAACTATGATAAAACTTAA
- a CDS encoding arginine decarboxylase, pyruvoyl-dependent — translation MVPKKVFFVKGKGVHKDQLQSFELALREAGIEKANLVYVSSILPPNCEIIPKEEGLKCLKAGQITFCVMARNATDEPHRQLSSAVGLAVPSEKGTYGYLSEVHMFGQDEKFSGDYAEDLAATMLATTLGIDFNPDTAWDERNEIYKASGKIIDSESIAIATKGDSCGKWTTVIAAAIFLMD, via the coding sequence ATGGTGCCTAAAAAGGTGTTCTTCGTTAAAGGAAAAGGAGTTCACAAAGACCAACTTCAGTCTTTTGAGCTTGCACTTAGGGAAGCCGGAATTGAAAAAGCCAATCTTGTTTATGTTTCAAGTATTCTTCCACCCAATTGTGAAATTATTCCAAAGGAAGAAGGTTTAAAATGTTTAAAAGCAGGCCAAATTACTTTTTGCGTAATGGCAAGAAATGCTACAGATGAGCCACATAGGCAGTTGTCATCCGCTGTAGGGCTTGCAGTACCCTCAGAGAAAGGAACTTATGGATATTTAAGTGAAGTTCATATGTTTGGGCAAGACGAAAAATTTTCGGGTGATTACGCCGAAGACCTTGCTGCTACGATGCTAGCAACGACGTTGGGCATAGATTTTAATCCAGACACGGCTTGGGACGAAAGAAACGAGATATACAAAGCCAGCGGTAAAATCATTGATAGTGAAAGTATTGCAATTGCAACAAAAGGCGATTCATGCGGTAAATGGACAACTGTAATAGCCGCTGCAATATTCTTGATGGATTAA
- the pdhA gene encoding pyruvate dehydrogenase (acetyl-transferring) E1 component subunit alpha has protein sequence MFQIIDSNGKLVGLDPNLDEKLLKEMYWWMVYARMADDKALKLQRQGRIGTFPPTTGQEATQVGSGLATDKEDWIFPAFRELGTYLLRGIPLEKMFLYFMGDVRGNIIPENVRNLPMYVPVSTQIPQAVGAAYGMKLSNKKNAAVCYFGDGATSKGDFSEGLNFAGIFNTPNVFICQNNQWAISVPRKKQTASKTIAQKAIAYGFPGILVDGNDVLAMYLATKEALERAKSGDGPTLIEAYTYRLRMHTTADDPTRYRTDEELKEWERRDPINRFRIYLESLGIWSKEWQKELETKAEDMIKKAIEKAENIEELKPEDLFSYMYSDMNPSLTEQLDYLKKMLATKEIEENSEKIEGGFP, from the coding sequence ATGTTTCAAATAATAGACAGTAATGGAAAGCTTGTAGGATTAGATCCAAATTTAGATGAAAAACTTTTGAAAGAAATGTACTGGTGGATGGTATATGCGAGAATGGCAGATGATAAAGCTTTGAAACTTCAACGACAGGGTAGAATTGGCACATTTCCACCAACAACAGGACAGGAAGCAACACAAGTTGGCAGTGGCTTAGCAACAGATAAAGAAGATTGGATCTTTCCAGCTTTTCGAGAACTTGGAACTTATTTATTAAGAGGAATACCTCTAGAGAAGATGTTTCTTTACTTCATGGGTGATGTGAGGGGTAATATAATCCCTGAGAATGTTAGAAATTTACCTATGTATGTGCCAGTGAGTACACAAATTCCACAAGCTGTAGGTGCTGCATATGGAATGAAATTATCCAATAAAAAAAATGCGGCAGTATGTTATTTTGGTGATGGAGCTACATCAAAAGGAGATTTCAGTGAAGGATTGAATTTTGCAGGGATATTCAATACTCCAAATGTATTCATCTGCCAAAATAATCAATGGGCAATAAGTGTTCCAAGAAAAAAACAGACCGCATCAAAAACTATTGCACAAAAAGCTATTGCATATGGATTCCCAGGAATACTTGTAGATGGAAACGATGTTTTAGCCATGTACCTTGCTACAAAAGAAGCTCTCGAAAGAGCAAAAAGTGGCGATGGGCCTACACTTATTGAAGCGTATACTTACAGACTAAGAATGCATACAACTGCAGATGATCCAACAAGATACAGGACAGATGAAGAACTTAAAGAATGGGAACGAAGAGATCCTATAAATAGATTTAGGATATATCTTGAATCTTTAGGTATATGGTCAAAGGAATGGCAAAAAGAACTAGAAACTAAAGCGGAGGATATGATAAAAAAAGCTATTGAAAAAGCTGAAAATATTGAAGAGTTAAAGCCTGAAGATCTTTTTAGTTATATGTATTCAGATATGAATCCCTCTTTGACTGAACAACTTGATTATCTAAAGAAAATGTTAGCTACCAAGGAGATTGAAGAAAATTCTGAAAAAATTGAGGGGGGATTCCCATAA
- a CDS encoding alpha-ketoacid dehydrogenase subunit beta, producing MSQMNMVEAINNALHNEMKSDDKVVIIGEDVGKDGGVFRVTDGLIQKFGEDRVIDSPLAESGIVGFAIGLALYGFKPIAEIQFMGFLWPCLDQLSSHASRIRNRTWGRYKVPLVVRAPYGGGVRALEHHAESFESILAHIPGLKVVIPSNPYDAKGLLISSIRDPNPVVFLEPKRIYRGFKEEVPEEAYTEDIGKAKVLLEGDDLTLVGWGSIIPKILKARELMLEKGINAEVIDIRSISPYDYPTVHQSVEKTGRIVIVQEAPRTLGFASEIISRINDNEMLNLKAPAFRVTGFDVPFPYYKMEEWAMPDLDRIIKASRQVLKW from the coding sequence ATAAGCCAAATGAATATGGTCGAAGCAATTAACAATGCTTTGCATAACGAAATGAAAAGCGACGATAAAGTAGTCATTATCGGAGAAGACGTAGGTAAGGACGGAGGAGTCTTCAGAGTAACTGATGGATTAATCCAAAAATTTGGTGAAGATAGGGTGATAGATAGTCCTTTAGCTGAATCAGGAATAGTTGGATTTGCAATAGGTCTTGCACTTTATGGATTTAAACCGATTGCAGAAATTCAGTTTATGGGGTTTTTGTGGCCTTGTCTAGATCAACTTTCATCTCATGCTTCAAGAATTAGAAATAGGACATGGGGCAGATACAAAGTTCCCTTAGTTGTAAGAGCTCCATATGGAGGGGGAGTTCGAGCCTTAGAGCATCATGCCGAGAGTTTTGAAAGTATTCTTGCGCATATTCCGGGACTAAAAGTGGTAATCCCTTCAAACCCCTACGATGCAAAGGGGCTTTTGATTTCTTCAATAAGAGACCCAAATCCAGTTGTATTTTTAGAGCCAAAAAGGATCTATAGGGGCTTCAAAGAAGAAGTTCCAGAGGAAGCATACACAGAAGATATAGGTAAAGCCAAAGTGTTATTAGAAGGAGACGACTTAACATTAGTCGGATGGGGGTCCATTATTCCAAAGATCCTTAAGGCAAGAGAGTTAATGCTTGAAAAAGGGATAAATGCAGAAGTTATAGATATAAGATCTATCTCCCCATATGACTACCCTACAGTTCATCAATCTGTTGAGAAAACTGGAAGAATCGTAATTGTGCAAGAAGCTCCTCGAACATTAGGATTTGCATCAGAAATCATTTCAAGAATAAACGATAATGAAATGTTAAACCTAAAAGCACCTGCTTTTAGAGTTACAGGTTTTGACGTGCCTTTCCCGTATTATAAAATGGAAGAGTGGGCAATGCCAGACCTTGATAGAATTATAAAAGCTTCCAGGCAGGTCTTAAAATGGTAA
- a CDS encoding 2-oxo acid dehydrogenase subunit E2 yields the protein MVTEFKFPDVGEGIKEGTVKKWLVKEGDYVKEDQVLGNIETDKAVVEIPSPVEGKILKVNISEGNIVKVGESMVVIGEEGEKVPEPDKKPSNVKEEKKATKSGEAIPARTETKIQAPPWIRKLATERGVDLSLVIPTGENGRITEQDILNSVKSEPKIKVKLNYDFYGHIEHIPFGGVREVIANRLSESLYTAPHAVAIDEADVTELWNLRKGMNEKMQESGIKLTFLPFIIRALTHALQKHPLINSELDLENKDIILKKYYNLGVAVDTNEGLKVLVLKKCEDKNLLQIQQEIVELSEKAREGTIDLADLKGSTFSITNYGSIGGMYGMPIINPPEAAILGIGKIKELPRVIDGKIVARRVMGLTVSFDHRILDGAEVARFITTLTQYLENPWMILLD from the coding sequence ATGGTAACAGAATTTAAATTTCCAGATGTCGGAGAAGGCATTAAAGAGGGAACAGTAAAAAAATGGCTTGTAAAAGAAGGGGATTATGTAAAAGAAGATCAAGTACTGGGAAACATTGAAACTGATAAAGCAGTAGTTGAAATCCCTTCTCCGGTAGAAGGTAAGATACTAAAGGTAAACATATCTGAAGGAAATATAGTTAAAGTTGGAGAATCGATGGTTGTTATTGGTGAAGAAGGAGAAAAAGTCCCTGAACCAGATAAAAAGCCATCAAATGTCAAAGAAGAAAAGAAAGCAACTAAATCAGGAGAAGCTATTCCAGCTCGAACTGAAACTAAAATACAAGCCCCGCCTTGGATTAGAAAACTTGCAACAGAAAGGGGAGTTGATTTGTCTCTTGTAATTCCAACAGGAGAAAATGGGAGAATTACCGAGCAAGACATACTTAATTCAGTTAAATCCGAACCAAAGATTAAAGTTAAACTTAATTATGATTTTTACGGACATATTGAGCATATTCCTTTTGGAGGCGTAAGAGAAGTAATTGCGAATAGACTATCTGAATCTCTTTATACGGCGCCACATGCAGTAGCAATTGATGAAGCAGATGTAACAGAGTTATGGAATCTAAGGAAAGGCATGAATGAAAAAATGCAAGAAAGTGGGATAAAACTAACATTTCTACCATTCATAATCAGGGCTTTGACGCATGCTCTACAAAAACATCCTTTGATAAACTCCGAACTTGATTTAGAGAATAAAGACATAATCCTAAAGAAATACTACAATTTAGGAGTTGCTGTTGATACAAACGAAGGACTTAAGGTATTAGTCTTAAAAAAATGTGAGGATAAGAACTTATTACAAATACAACAAGAAATTGTCGAGCTTTCTGAAAAAGCAAGAGAAGGCACAATAGATCTTGCCGATCTCAAAGGAAGCACTTTCTCCATAACAAACTATGGATCAATAGGAGGTATGTATGGCATGCCCATTATAAATCCACCAGAAGCTGCTATTTTAGGAATAGGAAAGATTAAAGAATTGCCGAGAGTTATTGATGGAAAAATAGTTGCAAGAAGGGTAATGGGTTTAACTGTTTCTTTTGACCATAGAATTCTTGACGGTGCAGAAGTTGCAAGATTTATTACTACATTGACTCAGTATCTTGAGAATCCTTGGATGATACTTCT